Proteins encoded in a region of the Candidatus Krumholzibacteriia bacterium genome:
- a CDS encoding SDR family oxidoreductase — protein MRFLVTGGAGFIGSNLVRALVRRGDTVVVLDDFSTGKRENIAGVADRITLVEGSLTDLPTVRRAVAGADFVLHQAALASVQRSVDDPLLSNTVNVVGTLNVLVAARDAGVKRLVYAASSSAYGDTEALPKHEDMPARPLSPYALQKWVGEEYCRIFTSLYGLDTIALRYFNVFGPHQDPNSHYAAVIPIFITKLLAGTAPTIYGDGEQSRDFTFIDNVVAANLQACDGGPKGGPVVNVACGERYSLNELFRSLAHLIGVDFRPQYAPPRQGDVRHSQADVRRAEALLGWRPAVDFQSGLARTVDWYRSTLLPSR, from the coding sequence ATGCGTTTCCTCGTCACCGGCGGCGCCGGTTTCATCGGTTCCAACCTGGTGCGCGCGCTGGTCCGGCGTGGCGACACCGTCGTCGTCCTGGACGACTTCTCCACAGGCAAGCGCGAGAACATCGCGGGGGTCGCCGATCGTATCACCCTCGTCGAAGGCAGCCTCACCGATCTGCCCACGGTGCGGCGCGCCGTGGCCGGCGCGGACTTCGTCCTGCACCAGGCGGCGCTGGCTTCGGTGCAGCGCAGCGTCGACGACCCGCTCCTCTCCAACACGGTCAACGTCGTGGGCACCTTGAACGTCCTCGTCGCCGCGCGCGACGCCGGCGTCAAGCGCCTGGTCTATGCCGCGTCGTCGTCGGCGTACGGCGACACCGAAGCGCTGCCGAAGCACGAGGACATGCCAGCCCGGCCGCTCTCGCCCTACGCGCTGCAGAAGTGGGTGGGCGAGGAGTACTGCCGCATCTTCACCAGCCTCTACGGCTTGGACACCATCGCGCTCCGCTATTTCAACGTCTTCGGCCCCCATCAGGATCCGAACTCGCACTACGCGGCCGTGATCCCGATCTTCATCACCAAGCTCCTGGCCGGCACGGCGCCGACGATCTACGGCGACGGCGAACAGTCTCGTGACTTCACCTTCATCGACAATGTCGTGGCCGCCAACCTCCAGGCCTGCGACGGCGGTCCCAAGGGCGGCCCGGTGGTGAACGTGGCCTGCGGCGAGCGCTACAGTCTCAACGAGCTCTTCCGCAGTCTGGCGCACCTGATCGGCGTCGACTTCCGGCCGCAGTACGCACCGCCGCGGCAGGGGGATGTGCGGCACTCCCAGGCGGACGTGCGTCGCGCCGAGGCCCTCCTGGGCTGGCGGCCCGCGGTGGACTTCCAGAGCGGTCTGGCGCGCACCGTGGACTGGTACCGGAGCACCCTCTTGCCTTCCCGCTAG
- a CDS encoding lysylphosphatidylglycerol synthase transmembrane domain-containing protein: protein MNRKLLHGLGVGLAVAALVYLGVAAYADWGKLQAALRAFHWRLFAPVLGLSLLNYAIRFCRWQLYLRERRIELAAPLSLRIFLAGLALSVTPGKMGELLKAYLVRAQTGAPVTRTGPVVVAERLTDLTALLVLVFAGCLVYRTGFATVAASGAVTVLLFLALASPPAAHLVLGVVERLPRLRRFGEKLEHALEGMRSLLRPSLVFQATALGSCAWFAECLGFALVCRGFGLEVELAYTTFVYAFATIVGALVLLPGGLGGTEVTMVLMLVQAGAGKEHAAAATLLTRGATLWFAVFLGAAVLLASPRLAVRAQDLD from the coding sequence GTGAATCGCAAGCTGCTGCACGGACTCGGCGTCGGTCTGGCCGTCGCGGCGCTGGTGTACTTGGGGGTGGCGGCCTACGCCGACTGGGGCAAGCTGCAGGCGGCGTTGCGCGCCTTCCACTGGCGACTCTTCGCCCCGGTGTTGGGGCTCTCGCTCCTCAACTATGCCATTCGCTTTTGCCGCTGGCAGCTGTACCTGCGCGAGCGGCGCATCGAGCTGGCCGCACCGCTGTCGTTGCGCATCTTCCTCGCCGGCCTGGCGTTGTCGGTGACTCCGGGGAAGATGGGGGAGCTCCTCAAGGCGTACTTGGTGCGGGCGCAAACGGGGGCGCCGGTGACGCGCACCGGTCCGGTGGTGGTGGCCGAACGCCTCACCGATCTCACCGCGCTCCTCGTCTTGGTCTTCGCCGGTTGCCTGGTCTATCGCACCGGCTTCGCCACCGTCGCCGCCTCCGGAGCGGTGACGGTGCTGCTCTTTCTCGCTCTCGCTTCGCCGCCGGCGGCGCACCTCGTCCTCGGCGTCGTCGAGCGCCTGCCGCGGCTGCGTCGATTCGGCGAGAAGCTCGAGCACGCCCTCGAGGGGATGCGCTCGCTGCTGCGGCCGTCGCTCGTCTTCCAGGCGACGGCGCTCGGGAGCTGCGCCTGGTTCGCCGAGTGTCTGGGATTCGCTCTCGTCTGCCGCGGCTTCGGTCTCGAGGTCGAGCTGGCCTACACGACCTTCGTCTATGCCTTCGCCACCATCGTGGGTGCGCTGGTGCTCCTCCCCGGCGGCCTCGGCGGCACCGAGGTCACCATGGTGCTCATGCTGGTCCAGGCCGGCGCCGGGAAGGAGCACGCCGCCGCCGCCACGCTCCTCACGCGTGGAGCGACGCTCTGGTTCGCCGTCTTTCTCGGCGCCGCGGTGCTCCTCGCCTCGCCGCGCCTTGCGGTTCGGGCGCAAGATCTCGATTGA
- a CDS encoding ATP-binding protein → MFPRSVSFWMLGTLACVVSLSMVVPPHFAILAGCGALLAGGLVLQRRHARLCAATLAQAAAVRGAQQQSPRPGVWGDPVAALAECSHGLARDLDDAYFKLIHTNIQLLALKELGSQIISGLDRERIVATVVEYLNRGVGFAEYGVFTWSPEKGVFEGGLRRRQGDGYETVEESFALPEVSGMVSRCLGHQRSYLIRDAATHPPGSLHGDPLLPQCTSGTYAVVPLLKKAPVGAIWSRKGCVAEHCPLCPEAVVDDWVEKFANEPDADFWQGGRFRCWTCTGFPLLGCLLVSDAGRAQPLSRVDLVMLETLAANVATVLENARLYEELQLQERFLDHVIGAMSNGLVSVGLNGCVTLFNEAGQSLSGYHEVEVTGRPSAQLIRDATGRDPLREALEGGRSVGSVEAVLHTAAGATLPIQLTTSLLRDEEEHVYGVVGEFADLSAIKGMQAQIRNLDKLAALGRLSSSIAHEIRNPLAGITAGIQYMTKQMKGERAQHAVFVLDEVDRLNRIIEDLFTAGRPMELRLRETDMGALVERSLQALEPSFAKHEVRCDLRLQPELPALEVDPGRLEQVLINLIQNGVEASPPGGAVEIELRLGSGQQPHLRRGPGDSLVFSVRDRGDGISDEDRDKIFEPFFTTKAKGTGLGLYVCHHIVESHGGQIVVESRPGHGSCFYLCLPLGRILRGGASETADLARR, encoded by the coding sequence ATGTTTCCACGCTCGGTGAGCTTCTGGATGTTGGGGACGCTCGCCTGCGTCGTTTCACTCAGCATGGTCGTGCCGCCGCATTTCGCAATTCTCGCGGGCTGCGGTGCTCTGCTCGCCGGCGGCCTCGTCCTGCAACGACGCCACGCGCGACTGTGCGCCGCCACTCTGGCGCAGGCGGCAGCGGTGCGCGGCGCCCAGCAGCAGAGCCCCCGTCCAGGCGTCTGGGGCGATCCCGTCGCCGCACTCGCCGAGTGCAGCCACGGTCTGGCACGGGATCTCGACGATGCCTACTTCAAGCTCATCCACACCAACATCCAGTTGCTGGCGTTGAAGGAACTCGGCAGCCAGATCATCTCGGGTCTGGACCGCGAGCGCATCGTGGCGACGGTGGTGGAGTACCTGAACCGCGGCGTGGGATTCGCCGAGTACGGCGTCTTCACCTGGTCGCCGGAAAAGGGAGTCTTCGAAGGCGGCCTGCGCCGGCGTCAGGGTGACGGCTACGAAACCGTGGAAGAGAGTTTCGCCCTCCCCGAAGTGAGCGGCATGGTCTCCCGTTGCCTGGGGCACCAGCGCTCTTATCTGATCCGCGACGCCGCCACCCATCCTCCCGGCTCACTGCACGGCGATCCCCTTCTGCCGCAATGCACCAGCGGCACGTACGCCGTGGTGCCGCTGCTCAAGAAGGCCCCGGTGGGAGCGATCTGGAGCCGCAAGGGCTGCGTCGCCGAGCACTGCCCGCTCTGTCCGGAAGCGGTGGTGGACGACTGGGTGGAGAAGTTCGCCAACGAACCGGATGCGGATTTTTGGCAGGGGGGACGCTTCCGCTGTTGGACCTGCACCGGCTTCCCGCTCCTCGGTTGCCTGCTAGTCAGTGACGCCGGGCGCGCCCAGCCGCTGTCGCGGGTGGACCTGGTGATGCTGGAGACGCTGGCGGCGAACGTGGCCACGGTGTTGGAGAACGCCCGGCTCTACGAAGAGCTGCAGTTGCAGGAGCGCTTCCTCGATCACGTCATCGGCGCCATGTCGAACGGTCTGGTGTCGGTGGGACTGAACGGCTGCGTCACCCTCTTCAACGAGGCCGGCCAGAGCTTGTCCGGATACCACGAGGTCGAGGTGACCGGACGGCCGAGCGCGCAGCTGATCCGCGACGCCACCGGCCGTGATCCGTTGCGCGAAGCCCTGGAGGGCGGCCGCAGCGTCGGCAGCGTCGAAGCCGTGCTGCACACCGCCGCCGGCGCCACCCTGCCGATCCAGCTCACCACCTCCTTGCTGCGCGACGAGGAGGAGCACGTCTACGGCGTGGTCGGCGAGTTCGCCGATCTCTCGGCGATCAAGGGCATGCAAGCGCAGATCCGCAACCTGGACAAGCTGGCGGCGCTGGGCCGACTTTCCTCCAGCATCGCCCACGAGATCCGCAACCCCTTGGCGGGCATCACCGCCGGCATCCAGTACATGACCAAACAAATGAAGGGGGAGCGGGCGCAGCACGCCGTGTTCGTCCTCGACGAGGTGGACCGGCTGAATCGCATCATCGAAGACCTCTTCACCGCCGGCCGGCCGATGGAGCTGCGCCTGCGGGAGACCGACATGGGCGCGCTCGTGGAGCGCAGCCTGCAAGCGCTCGAGCCCAGCTTCGCCAAGCACGAGGTGCGCTGCGACCTGCGCCTGCAGCCCGAGTTGCCGGCGCTCGAAGTGGACCCCGGCCGCCTCGAGCAGGTGCTCATCAACCTGATCCAGAACGGTGTCGAGGCCAGCCCACCGGGGGGTGCGGTGGAGATCGAGCTGCGCTTGGGCTCGGGCCAGCAGCCGCACCTGCGCCGCGGCCCGGGGGACAGTCTGGTGTTCAGCGTCCGCGATCGCGGCGACGGCATCAGCGACGAGGATCGGGACAAGATTTTCGAGCCGTTTTTCACCACCAAGGCCAAAGGAACGGGCCTGGGCCTGTACGTCTGCCATCACATCGTCGAGAGCCATGGCGGGCAGATCGTGGTCGAAAGCCGTCCCGGACACGGCAGCTGCTTTTACCTGTGCTTGCCATTGGGACGGATCCTGAGGGGAGGAGCCAGTGAAACCGCTGATCTTGCTCGTCGATGA
- a CDS encoding sigma-54 dependent transcriptional regulator — MKPLILLVDDQDSIRYFLSKTLVEEGYEVRTAATATQAVETINSELPDLVLLDLKLPDRTGLQVLAELKDVLDEICVIMMTAFGDIKTAVEAMKLGAYDYVNKPINLEQLLFVIDKGLKSRELARELLQLRRRHKLDPDTTVIPSQSPSMQAVYNTVQQVAKSDSTTVLIEGESGTGKDVIANMIHRMSARHDLPFMEINCASLPEELLESELFGHEKGAFTDAKSQKLGLMELANRGTLFLDEIGEMSLTIQVKLLRVLERMSFKRVGGTKDITVNVRIISATNRNLAQAVEQKTFREDLYYRLKVVPVFIPPLRERKEDILVLTKHFLHLYNKQFRKNFQNISQECAEMLLNYPWPGNIRELKNMLERVVLLEDGETLLPPQLPIAGQVSMNLSAVRRLENVLARPLPEDGVDFDRLMSDVEIDLIVKASRQCNWNQSRTAELLQMKRDKLRYRMKIYDINTERKRGPGRPQREERPTDGPMGKRGGAPTGSVETPDMVLPEDPGAPEAGARDVGAERP, encoded by the coding sequence GTGAAACCGCTGATCTTGCTCGTCGATGATCAGGACTCGATTCGCTACTTCCTGAGCAAGACGCTCGTGGAAGAGGGCTACGAGGTCCGCACCGCCGCCACCGCGACGCAGGCGGTGGAGACCATCAACAGTGAGCTGCCGGATCTGGTGCTCCTGGATCTCAAGCTGCCGGACCGCACCGGCCTGCAGGTCCTGGCGGAGCTCAAGGACGTCCTCGACGAGATCTGCGTCATCATGATGACCGCCTTCGGCGACATCAAGACCGCCGTGGAAGCCATGAAGCTGGGGGCTTACGACTACGTCAACAAGCCCATCAACCTCGAGCAGCTGCTCTTCGTCATCGACAAGGGCCTGAAGTCGCGGGAGCTCGCCCGGGAGCTGCTGCAGCTGCGCCGCCGGCACAAGCTCGATCCGGACACCACGGTGATCCCGAGCCAGAGCCCTTCCATGCAAGCGGTCTACAACACGGTACAGCAGGTGGCGAAAAGCGACTCCACCACCGTGCTCATCGAAGGGGAGAGCGGCACCGGGAAGGACGTCATCGCCAACATGATCCATCGCATGTCGGCGCGCCACGACCTGCCCTTCATGGAGATCAATTGCGCCTCGCTCCCGGAAGAGCTGCTGGAATCCGAGCTCTTCGGCCACGAGAAGGGCGCCTTCACCGACGCCAAGAGCCAGAAGCTGGGCCTCATGGAGCTGGCCAACCGGGGCACCCTGTTCCTGGACGAGATTGGCGAGATGAGCCTCACCATCCAGGTGAAGCTGCTGCGGGTGCTGGAGCGCATGTCCTTCAAGCGCGTCGGCGGCACCAAGGACATCACGGTCAACGTGCGGATCATCTCCGCCACCAACCGCAACCTGGCACAGGCGGTGGAGCAGAAGACCTTCCGCGAGGACCTCTACTACCGGCTGAAGGTGGTGCCGGTCTTCATTCCACCGCTGCGGGAGCGCAAGGAAGACATCCTGGTGCTGACCAAGCATTTCCTGCACTTGTACAACAAGCAGTTCCGCAAGAACTTCCAGAACATCTCGCAGGAGTGCGCCGAGATGCTGCTCAACTACCCCTGGCCCGGCAACATCCGCGAGCTGAAGAACATGTTGGAACGAGTCGTCCTGCTGGAGGACGGTGAGACCTTGCTGCCGCCGCAGCTACCCATCGCCGGCCAGGTGTCGATGAACCTGTCGGCGGTGCGGCGGCTGGAAAACGTCCTCGCCCGGCCGCTCCCGGAGGACGGCGTCGATTTCGACCGCCTGATGAGCGATGTCGAGATCGATCTCATCGTCAAGGCGTCGCGGCAGTGCAACTGGAACCAGAGCCGGACGGCGGAGCTGCTGCAGATGAAACGCGACAAGCTGCGCTACCGGATGAAGATCTACGACATCAACACGGAGCGGAAGCGCGGCCCCGGCCGGCCGCAGCGCGAGGAGCGTCCCACCGACGGCCCGATGGGCAAGCGTGGGGGCGCTCCGACGGGCTCGGTCGAGACCCCTGACATGGTGCTTCCAGAAGATCCGGGCGCCCCGGAGGCGGGGGCTCGGGACGTGGGGGCGGAGCGGCCGTAG
- the lptE gene encoding LPS assembly lipoprotein LptE: MRVLWVWLFLLAGCAYNTTGRSAANVGNIYIPFFADETSGERAPDLGSRLTQQLVLEFQRDKEIHVYQGENERDLADKELLGTLRRLTEAVLTRSAEETEEEYIVVVSCSIKYDDIRTGEVLWQDAAVSGDGNYRIEEGDPGFERALDEALKEIVDKILDKTVRAW; this comes from the coding sequence TTGCGGGTCCTCTGGGTATGGCTCTTTCTGCTCGCCGGTTGCGCTTACAACACGACCGGGCGCAGCGCCGCCAACGTCGGCAACATCTACATTCCCTTCTTCGCCGACGAGACGAGCGGCGAGCGAGCGCCGGATCTCGGCTCCCGCCTCACCCAGCAGCTCGTCCTCGAGTTCCAGCGCGACAAGGAAATCCACGTCTACCAGGGGGAGAACGAGCGCGATCTCGCCGACAAGGAGCTCCTGGGCACGCTGCGGCGCCTCACCGAGGCGGTGCTCACCCGCAGCGCCGAGGAGACCGAGGAGGAGTACATCGTCGTCGTCTCCTGCTCGATCAAGTATGACGATATCCGCACCGGCGAGGTCCTGTGGCAGGACGCGGCGGTGAGCGGCGACGGCAATTATCGGATCGAGGAAGGGGACCCGGGCTTCGAGCGCGCCCTCGATGAGGCCCTGAAAGAGATCGTCGAC